A portion of the Paenibacillus marchantiae genome contains these proteins:
- a CDS encoding GNAT family N-acetyltransferase: MELIPMNQEEYANFRVRSIKDFAEEKVEAGTWAAEEAQGLAEASYDKYLPEGLNTPGAYLYNLVHAVDGNVGYIWFNVTDNRRGKDAFLLDIVVEEAYRGKGYGTETMEALEKEALSLGVDRIGLHVFGHNVRASSLYRKMGYEVTDLTMYKEIKG; this comes from the coding sequence ATGGAACTGATCCCCATGAATCAAGAAGAATATGCTAATTTCCGTGTTCGCTCAATTAAAGATTTTGCAGAAGAGAAAGTGGAGGCGGGTACTTGGGCTGCAGAAGAGGCGCAGGGACTTGCGGAGGCATCCTACGACAAATATTTACCTGAAGGGCTGAATACACCTGGTGCGTACCTCTATAATTTGGTGCATGCCGTGGACGGGAATGTGGGTTATATCTGGTTTAACGTTACGGATAACCGCCGTGGCAAAGACGCTTTTTTGCTGGATATTGTGGTCGAAGAAGCCTATCGGGGCAAGGGTTACGGTACAGAGACGATGGAGGCGCTTGAAAAGGAAGCCTTGAGCCTTGGCGTGGATCGCATTGGTCTACATGTCTTTGGACATAATGTGCGGGCAAGCAGCCTGTATCGCAAGATGGGGTATGAGGTAACGGATCTGACGATGTACAAGGAAATCAAAGGGTAA
- the fni gene encoding type 2 isopentenyl-diphosphate Delta-isomerase, producing MNEQERAGKRLLPEVATGERKLEHVRLCLEENVAGEGVTSGMERYAFRHNPLPELNFEEVSLETSFIGKRVRTPLLISSMTGGSKTTGAINERLARVANARGWALGVGSIRAAVEQPELATTFDVRRWAPDIPVIANLGAVQLNYGFNTADFQRAVEIAGADMLVLHLNSLQEIFQPEGNTDFSGLLHRIEGLCQQLDVPVGVKEVGFGIDGVTAQRLYEAGVAFIDVAGAGGTSWVQVEKFRNSNPVRRAAAEAFADWGIPTAECIQEVRAVNPEGVLIGSGGLYTGVDAAKALALGADLAGFGRSLLESAVASDDALNERLEQVEFELRTVMFGIGAGRIEDLKQTSRLVERR from the coding sequence ATGAATGAACAAGAGCGAGCCGGCAAACGGCTGCTTCCCGAGGTGGCTACGGGGGAACGGAAGCTGGAGCATGTGCGCCTCTGTCTTGAAGAGAATGTGGCAGGAGAAGGGGTAACCAGCGGAATGGAGCGGTATGCTTTTCGTCATAACCCGTTACCTGAATTGAATTTTGAAGAGGTAAGTTTGGAGACTTCGTTTATTGGTAAAAGGGTGCGTACACCCCTGCTCATCAGTTCGATGACGGGTGGAAGCAAAACAACGGGCGCCATCAATGAGCGGCTCGCCCGTGTGGCAAACGCCCGAGGCTGGGCACTCGGCGTAGGTTCGATTCGGGCTGCCGTGGAACAGCCCGAACTGGCAACCACCTTTGATGTGCGGCGCTGGGCACCGGATATTCCGGTCATCGCGAACCTTGGCGCGGTGCAGCTGAACTACGGCTTTAACACTGCTGATTTCCAGCGGGCCGTTGAGATTGCTGGCGCAGATATGCTGGTGCTGCATTTGAACAGCTTGCAGGAGATCTTCCAGCCTGAAGGCAATACCGATTTTAGCGGATTACTTCATCGAATCGAGGGTTTGTGCCAGCAATTGGATGTACCTGTTGGCGTGAAAGAAGTGGGCTTTGGCATCGATGGCGTGACGGCACAGCGATTGTACGAAGCAGGTGTGGCTTTTATCGATGTGGCTGGAGCAGGTGGCACCAGCTGGGTGCAGGTCGAAAAGTTCCGAAATTCGAATCCGGTACGTCGTGCGGCAGCAGAAGCTTTTGCCGACTGGGGCATTCCGACAGCGGAGTGCATTCAGGAAGTGAGAGCGGTAAACCCGGAAGGTGTTCTGATTGGTAGCGGTGGATTGTACACTGGCGTGGATGCGGCCAAAGCCCTTGCGTTAGGTGCAGATCTGGCTGGGTTCGGCCGATCTCTGCTCGAATCCGCGGTTGCTTCCGATGATGCGCTGAATGAGCGGCTGGAACAGGTTGAATTCGAGCTGCGTACCGTCATGTTTGGCATTGGTGCAGGGCGGATCGAGGATTTGAAGCAGACGTCGCGTCTGGTAGAACGGCGTTGA
- a CDS encoding phytoene desaturase family protein, which translates to MKGNVIIIGAGFGGLSCAIRLASQGVRVTILERQERVGGKLQHIEQDGYHFDRGPSTITMPASFRSVFDHAGVEMEDYVQLYELEPRTRNIFRDGTVVDLSGNRGWMKEQIAVYSPEDAARYDAFMDESAALYAEANRHFLGKLLLSPKDKYNLRMLRSLLRVRPTVKLDKLLRSYFQHPHTLAMFGRYATYVGSSPYQAPSIFAMMGHVEAEEGIYGVKGGTYQLIEAMTRLAQEKGVQIVTGIEVHQIVVRHGKVAGVDTDQGFREADQVVANGDVLSVNRLLLAPEYRKQMSDERIRKYEPSISGFVTLAGVRRQYESLLHHTVFFPERYEPEFDHIFRDRKMPADPTIYICYSGYSEAGMAPTGASNLFILVNAPYLSDSWNWGEQMDRYGELVLEKLAERGIMGLKQSDVLIRYTPQHIERDTLAHQGSIYGISSNSVKQTFMRPGNKSKDVQGLWYVGGTTHPGGGTPIVTLSGQLVGAQLASEIVK; encoded by the coding sequence TTGAAGGGTAACGTCATTATCATCGGAGCAGGATTTGGAGGTCTATCGTGTGCCATTCGGCTAGCTTCGCAGGGCGTACGGGTCACCATTCTGGAGCGGCAGGAGCGGGTCGGTGGGAAGCTGCAACACATTGAGCAGGATGGATATCATTTTGACCGAGGGCCAAGTACGATCACGATGCCTGCAAGCTTCCGTTCTGTCTTCGATCACGCAGGTGTAGAAATGGAAGATTACGTGCAGTTATATGAGTTGGAACCACGTACGCGTAATATATTCCGAGATGGGACCGTGGTCGATTTGTCGGGCAATCGAGGGTGGATGAAGGAGCAGATTGCTGTCTACAGCCCGGAGGATGCAGCCCGTTACGATGCATTTATGGATGAGTCTGCTGCGCTGTATGCGGAAGCTAATCGTCATTTTCTTGGAAAGCTACTGTTGTCGCCAAAGGATAAATATAATCTTCGAATGCTGCGCAGTCTGCTGCGCGTACGACCTACAGTGAAGCTGGATAAGCTGCTGCGTTCTTATTTCCAACACCCTCATACCCTTGCGATGTTCGGTCGGTATGCTACCTATGTTGGGTCATCACCATATCAGGCGCCTTCAATCTTTGCCATGATGGGTCATGTGGAAGCAGAAGAGGGCATCTATGGGGTCAAGGGTGGAACCTATCAACTAATAGAAGCAATGACACGGCTTGCACAGGAAAAAGGGGTGCAGATCGTTACTGGCATTGAAGTCCATCAAATTGTTGTCAGACATGGTAAAGTGGCAGGTGTGGATACGGATCAGGGCTTCCGGGAAGCCGATCAGGTCGTTGCCAATGGAGATGTGCTTAGCGTCAATCGGCTGCTGCTTGCACCAGAATATCGCAAACAGATGAGCGATGAGCGAATTCGCAAGTATGAGCCGTCGATTTCGGGGTTCGTGACACTGGCTGGTGTGCGAAGACAGTATGAATCCCTGCTGCACCATACCGTCTTTTTCCCAGAACGGTATGAACCGGAGTTTGACCATATTTTCCGTGACCGAAAAATGCCTGCCGATCCGACGATCTACATCTGTTATTCCGGTTATTCGGAAGCGGGTATGGCTCCGACAGGAGCGAGCAATCTGTTCATTCTGGTGAACGCTCCGTATTTGTCGGACTCATGGAATTGGGGTGAACAGATGGACCGTTACGGTGAATTGGTGTTGGAGAAGCTGGCCGAGCGGGGAATTATGGGATTGAAGCAGTCGGATGTGCTGATCCGGTACACACCTCAACATATAGAACGGGATACACTCGCCCATCAAGGGTCGATCTACGGCATCTCGTCCAACTCCGTGAAGCAGACCTTCATGCGTCCCGGCAATAAAAGCAAGGATGTACAAGGGCTGTGGTACGTGGGCGGAACAACGCATCCGGGCGGTGGAACACCGATTGTGACATTGTCCGGGCAGCTTGTTGGAGCGCAGCTTGCATCGGAAATCGTAAAGTAA
- a CDS encoding glycosyltransferase family 2 protein → MSASEIGWIILTCVLGVQVVFAIWNVTCLPKVRSFNADELKNKDILVSVLIPARNEKLHIQGCLESVLASDTSGFRMEVLVLDDRSEDETAAIVQAIADCDPRVRLLHGVELPVGWMGKSHACHRLVQEAKGEWFMFVDADVRLEPQAIRQTIAAGCEQGGGLVTGFPYQVTKTWMEKLVVPMMVFTIISHLPIFMIRRSSNPMFVAATGAFLLIHRSSYKASGGHAAIQADLVDDMSLAKAVKRAGHPVMLADVHDVTNTRMYQNGAEVWNGYKKNMYEGMGRKDVLLLGTMLMYTLMYIVPPLGLMIGLLAGNSTSIIYGLVGTVLGMAVKRVSDHAGGQPWWLAFLQPISMACVIAIGIASWQAGRSGKGYVWKGRRYS, encoded by the coding sequence ATGAGTGCATCTGAAATAGGATGGATTATACTGACTTGTGTACTGGGCGTTCAGGTGGTGTTTGCAATATGGAACGTCACCTGTCTGCCCAAAGTGCGTTCATTCAACGCAGATGAATTGAAAAATAAGGATATCCTGGTCTCTGTACTGATTCCTGCCCGCAACGAGAAACTGCACATTCAAGGATGTCTGGAAAGTGTGCTTGCCAGCGATACATCCGGATTTCGAATGGAAGTACTGGTGCTGGATGATCGCTCGGAAGATGAGACCGCAGCTATAGTTCAAGCAATTGCCGATTGTGATCCACGTGTGCGCCTGCTGCATGGCGTGGAACTTCCCGTAGGCTGGATGGGAAAATCTCATGCTTGTCACCGACTGGTACAGGAGGCCAAGGGTGAATGGTTTATGTTCGTGGATGCCGATGTACGCTTGGAACCGCAAGCCATCCGGCAGACTATTGCTGCGGGGTGTGAGCAGGGCGGCGGCCTGGTAACGGGATTCCCCTATCAGGTGACGAAGACCTGGATGGAAAAGCTCGTTGTGCCTATGATGGTGTTCACCATCATCAGTCATCTTCCCATTTTCATGATACGCAGATCATCCAATCCGATGTTTGTAGCCGCTACTGGGGCGTTTTTGCTCATTCACCGTTCCAGTTATAAGGCCTCGGGTGGACATGCTGCAATTCAGGCTGATCTGGTCGATGACATGAGTCTGGCGAAGGCGGTTAAGCGTGCGGGACATCCCGTCATGTTGGCCGATGTTCATGATGTAACGAATACACGAATGTACCAGAATGGTGCAGAAGTGTGGAACGGCTATAAGAAAAACATGTACGAAGGTATGGGGCGCAAAGATGTGCTGCTGTTAGGCACGATGCTGATGTATACACTGATGTATATTGTGCCTCCGCTCGGTCTGATGATCGGTTTGTTGGCGGGCAATTCTACGTCCATCATCTATGGTCTTGTGGGAACCGTGCTCGGGATGGCAGTCAAAAGGGTATCGGATCACGCTGGAGGACAACCCTGGTGGCTTGCTTTCCTGCAACCGATAAGTATGGCCTGTGTCATTGCGATCGGCATCGCTTCCTGGCAGGCAGGTCGTTCCGGCAAGGGGTATGTATGGAAAGGTAGGCGGTACAGTTGA
- a CDS encoding lysophospholipid acyltransferase family protein: MIRAVKSKPFNRIFFLYNHYYLLRRRFRSFTLSGSLDPLLPNNDSPMDPDQPVIYFMNHSSWWDGLLLYHASQQTSRGDHYVMMEEEQLRQYAFFRKLGAYSINKENASSIRTSLQYTTELLHSGKRVWIFPQGEILHQDARPIEFRPGIGLLLRRSPRAVAVPVTLCHGMVQHDLPEVSMQVGAPVIENWKTWKSDEIATRLSRVLEQQLNDHKSELVRIGQGSLPGAFPLIRHVRSTSEKYDAARKRVNR; the protein is encoded by the coding sequence ATGATTCGCGCCGTAAAATCAAAACCGTTTAACCGGATTTTTTTCTTATACAATCATTATTATTTGCTGCGGAGACGTTTTCGCTCGTTTACGTTATCAGGGTCACTGGACCCGCTGCTCCCGAACAATGACTCACCCATGGACCCGGATCAACCGGTCATCTATTTCATGAACCACAGCTCGTGGTGGGATGGTCTGCTGCTCTATCATGCATCTCAACAGACTTCCCGAGGCGATCATTATGTCATGATGGAAGAAGAGCAGCTGCGACAATATGCCTTTTTCCGCAAACTTGGCGCGTATTCAATCAATAAGGAGAATGCATCCAGCATTCGAACCTCCTTGCAATATACGACCGAGCTGCTTCACTCCGGCAAAAGGGTCTGGATCTTTCCCCAAGGGGAAATTCTGCATCAGGATGCCAGGCCAATCGAGTTTCGTCCAGGCATTGGTTTGCTGTTACGCCGCTCTCCACGCGCCGTAGCTGTACCTGTGACTTTGTGCCATGGCATGGTTCAACATGATTTACCGGAAGTATCGATGCAGGTGGGTGCGCCTGTAATAGAAAATTGGAAGACATGGAAGAGTGACGAGATTGCCACCAGATTGAGCAGGGTGCTGGAGCAGCAGTTGAATGACCATAAATCAGAGCTGGTACGCATCGGGCAGGGGAGTTTACCGGGCGCTTTTCCACTGATTCGTCATGTACGTTCTACGAGTGAAAAATACGATGCGGCACGAAAGCGGGTGAACCGTTAG
- a CDS encoding carotenoid biosynthesis protein: MVQGLYWAWYFIGAVLMLTIGVPDVLSFSNGLFLIFYALYVMDLIYQGRKRTGLSDQSVIWMKPGLWLVSFIIWLGGMGVEWVGVHTHWPFGEYSYSDFFGIHLFSVPVTLGFAWIAVVGNSALLSGGGSTWTGKLIRAVKTGFWAIVLDLVLDPVAHARGFWQWQAPGGFYGVPWTNYISWFVMGAFLSLFLPAMPSDRSSLLRAKWLYQLFILLFGLLALKEGITGSFIIAIVGVLLAEGSWLYDSRRKIKTV; this comes from the coding sequence ATGGTTCAGGGCCTGTACTGGGCGTGGTACTTCATCGGAGCGGTACTGATGCTGACAATCGGTGTTCCGGATGTACTGTCCTTCTCCAACGGTTTGTTTCTAATCTTCTATGCACTGTATGTGATGGATCTGATATATCAAGGACGGAAACGGACAGGGTTGTCCGACCAGTCAGTCATTTGGATGAAACCTGGACTCTGGCTGGTTTCCTTTATTATATGGCTGGGTGGCATGGGGGTAGAATGGGTCGGCGTGCATACACACTGGCCCTTTGGCGAGTATTCGTATTCAGACTTCTTCGGAATCCACCTGTTTAGTGTACCCGTTACATTAGGCTTCGCCTGGATTGCCGTGGTGGGTAACTCGGCTCTGCTCAGTGGCGGTGGCTCGACCTGGACCGGCAAGCTGATCCGGGCGGTTAAGACTGGATTTTGGGCCATCGTGCTCGATCTGGTGCTGGACCCGGTTGCGCATGCCAGAGGATTCTGGCAATGGCAAGCCCCAGGTGGATTCTACGGTGTGCCCTGGACCAATTACATAAGCTGGTTTGTAATGGGAGCGTTCCTCTCTTTGTTTCTTCCGGCAATGCCTTCAGATCGAAGCTCATTGCTGCGTGCAAAATGGTTATATCAGCTGTTTATTCTACTGTTTGGGTTGTTAGCTCTCAAAGAAGGAATTACAGGTAGCTTCATCATTGCTATTGTAGGTGTGCTTCTTGCTGAGGGGAGCTGGCTATATGATTCGCGCCGTAAAATCAAAACCGTTTAA
- a CDS encoding phytoene/squalene synthase family protein, translating into MNEAILNKCEELMQKGSSSFYQAFRGLPSPRREAVYVIYAFCRMIDDSVDEPEQSPYTIHEIRNLFNQLEEAEGHFIWPALRWLFTSFPHLDKGPFFRQMDGQLTDLKVTHYTTMEELEQYCYLVAGTVGEMLLPVLRDDNGTDVAMNGIALGKGMQIVNIIRDVGEDRARARRYVPLELMEKHGYSEQDWANGVVDERFKAIIHELKAAALGWFRIGMDHLDTYPTESAFAIELAAAFYSTILHAVERNDYDVYTKRAFVSDELKLEMLGAIVKRYPMLAYQASRTAVS; encoded by the coding sequence ATGAATGAAGCGATTTTGAACAAGTGTGAGGAATTAATGCAAAAGGGCTCGTCATCTTTTTATCAAGCCTTCAGAGGTCTGCCCAGCCCACGCCGCGAGGCCGTGTACGTGATCTATGCCTTTTGTCGCATGATCGATGACAGTGTAGATGAGCCGGAGCAGTCGCCCTATACGATTCATGAAATCCGCAATCTGTTCAATCAACTGGAAGAAGCGGAAGGACATTTTATTTGGCCGGCATTACGATGGCTGTTTACGAGTTTCCCTCATTTGGACAAGGGGCCTTTCTTCCGTCAAATGGACGGACAATTAACTGATCTTAAAGTCACACATTATACAACGATGGAGGAACTGGAACAGTATTGTTATCTGGTTGCCGGAACCGTCGGCGAGATGTTGCTGCCTGTATTGCGAGATGACAACGGTACAGACGTGGCTATGAACGGGATTGCGCTGGGCAAAGGTATGCAGATCGTCAATATTATCCGTGATGTGGGCGAAGACCGGGCAAGAGCCCGTCGCTACGTTCCGCTGGAGTTGATGGAGAAGCATGGATATTCCGAACAGGATTGGGCTAACGGTGTTGTTGACGAAAGGTTTAAAGCCATCATTCATGAATTAAAAGCAGCTGCGCTGGGCTGGTTCCGTATCGGTATGGACCATCTGGATACGTATCCAACCGAAAGTGCATTTGCCATTGAGCTGGCTGCAGCCTTTTATTCGACTATTCTGCATGCGGTTGAGCGCAACGACTATGACGTGTATACGAAGCGTGCATTTGTTAGTGATGAACTGAAACTGGAGATGCTGGGTGCCATTGTGAAACGTTATCCAATGCTGGCTTACCAAGCCTCCCGCACGGCGGTATCCTGA
- a CDS encoding phytoene desaturase family protein, which translates to MKRAAIVGAGIGGLTSALLLNKQGWDVTVYERGSRVGGRIGYEQEGEYRIDQGPTIVLLPEMLLGILEEAGVDRSKIELLRCDPLYRVHYSSGRVMTKMTAREQQAEEIERLFPGESQGFSKFMKDMDTLFPAGRAAFLEQAFPRKRDFFTPSLMSLMGRLRAHKSVRKAVGDYFQHEELLDAYSLQSLYIGGSPFGTPGIYSLLPYAEHEYGIWMVKGGYAALPAILEQELISRGGRVVLNTEVTGLNIKNGVCEGIETAAGAENVDAVIYNGDFPHLSGLLGQTTEFSRKRKPFRPSSGCVLIYAGVDKTWDDATTHQFFLPPSLDGSLREVFDQRRIPAKSSFYVFNPAALDETAAPPGQSVLYFLIPVPDADGVDWSRESEALAERVLEEAEQRGFPGLREALKWKKIRTPADAERDGLYGGGSFGIAPVLFQSGVYRPQPKPFPAIRGLYAAGASVHPGGGVPIVMQSARMAVNLLTKEMET; encoded by the coding sequence ATGAAACGGGCAGCCATCGTAGGTGCAGGCATTGGCGGTCTTACTTCAGCATTGCTGCTGAATAAACAGGGTTGGGACGTAACGGTATACGAACGGGGTTCCAGAGTTGGAGGTCGTATCGGCTACGAGCAGGAAGGGGAATATCGGATCGATCAAGGCCCGACCATCGTACTTCTGCCCGAGATGCTGCTTGGCATTTTGGAGGAAGCGGGGGTGGATCGTTCGAAGATTGAGCTGCTGCGTTGTGATCCATTGTACAGGGTTCATTACAGCAGCGGACGTGTGATGACCAAAATGACGGCACGTGAACAGCAGGCCGAAGAGATTGAACGTCTCTTCCCTGGAGAAAGCCAGGGATTCTCGAAATTTATGAAAGATATGGACACGCTGTTTCCGGCGGGACGGGCTGCGTTTCTGGAACAGGCTTTTCCACGAAAAAGGGATTTCTTCACTCCGTCTCTGATGTCCCTGATGGGCCGATTACGTGCTCACAAAAGTGTACGGAAGGCTGTAGGCGATTATTTTCAGCATGAGGAACTGCTGGATGCATATTCGCTGCAAAGTCTCTATATTGGAGGATCTCCCTTCGGCACGCCGGGTATTTATTCCCTGCTTCCTTATGCAGAGCATGAATATGGCATCTGGATGGTGAAAGGTGGCTATGCTGCATTACCTGCCATACTGGAACAGGAACTGATATCACGAGGTGGTCGGGTGGTGCTGAACACGGAAGTGACGGGACTGAATATTAAAAATGGTGTATGCGAAGGTATAGAAACTGCCGCAGGCGCAGAAAATGTGGATGCAGTTATCTACAATGGCGATTTCCCCCACCTATCGGGTCTGCTGGGTCAGACGACTGAATTTTCACGCAAACGAAAGCCATTTCGCCCCTCATCAGGATGTGTGTTGATCTATGCGGGCGTAGACAAAACCTGGGATGATGCAACGACGCATCAGTTTTTCCTGCCTCCAAGTCTGGACGGCAGTCTGCGGGAAGTGTTCGACCAGCGCCGCATTCCGGCGAAGTCCTCTTTTTATGTATTCAATCCGGCTGCATTGGACGAGACGGCAGCTCCGCCAGGTCAGAGTGTGTTGTACTTCCTCATTCCGGTGCCGGATGCCGATGGTGTCGACTGGTCTCGGGAGAGCGAAGCGCTGGCAGAACGAGTGTTGGAAGAAGCGGAACAACGCGGATTTCCGGGACTCCGTGAAGCACTCAAGTGGAAAAAAATACGTACTCCCGCTGACGCTGAGCGTGACGGGCTGTATGGCGGCGGCAGCTTTGGCATCGCACCCGTACTGTTTCAATCCGGTGTATATCGTCCGCAACCGAAGCCATTCCCGGCAATCCGGGGACTGTATGCGGCAGGAGCTTCTGTACATCCGGGAGGCGGGGTTCCTATTGTGATGCAAAGTGCACGGATGGCAGTGAATTTACTGACGAAGGAGATGGAAACATGA
- a CDS encoding phytoene desaturase family protein translates to MIPNQQRKRAAVIGAGPGGLAAAMLLSGQGYEVDVYEKQPVIGGRSARLDLGEYRFDRGATFLMMPQLIEEMFDVVGRKLSDYVEMKELTPLYALNFGDKVFTPSRNREDTAAQIKELFPGNEDNYLRFMQEEEVKFGKVMPLLRRPFGKLADYLRKDAMTALPKLDINNTVYGILSRYFTDERLRWAFTFQSKYLGMSAWDCPGTFTILSFIEHHYGLFHPIGGVNRVFQAMADVVEEYGGRIHTSCPVKQVIVRNGRAEGVLLENGERIEADHVVVNADFAHAVNHLFEPGVLKKYTPEKMKRKKYSCSTAMLYLGVDGEVDLPHHSIYFPEDYRLNVDEITKHKVLSADPSLYIHNPSRLDSTLAPEGKSALYVLMPTPNLTGDIDWEVERENVREAMMKRMESIPELSDIRSRIEESMMFTPLDWQNELDVYRGATFNMAHNLGQMMYLRPHNQFEELKRVWLVGGGTHPGSGLPTIFESARISVKLIQEEDARKRSKPSSYVKTAEAGGHS, encoded by the coding sequence ATGATACCGAATCAGCAACGTAAACGTGCAGCTGTCATTGGTGCAGGTCCGGGTGGACTTGCAGCAGCGATGTTATTGTCCGGCCAGGGGTACGAAGTAGATGTATATGAGAAACAGCCAGTCATTGGGGGACGTTCTGCCAGACTGGATCTGGGCGAATATCGGTTCGACCGTGGTGCAACGTTTTTGATGATGCCGCAGTTGATTGAAGAGATGTTCGACGTTGTAGGACGCAAGCTATCAGACTATGTGGAGATGAAAGAGCTGACTCCGCTGTATGCCCTAAATTTCGGTGATAAGGTGTTTACGCCTTCTCGTAATCGTGAAGATACAGCCGCACAGATCAAGGAGCTTTTCCCCGGCAACGAGGACAATTACCTTCGGTTCATGCAGGAAGAGGAAGTGAAGTTTGGCAAAGTCATGCCTTTGCTGCGCAGGCCTTTCGGCAAGCTGGCAGATTATTTGCGAAAAGATGCCATGACAGCTCTGCCGAAACTCGATATTAACAATACAGTTTACGGCATTCTGTCCCGCTATTTCACAGATGAGCGCTTGCGCTGGGCATTCACGTTCCAATCCAAATACCTCGGCATGTCCGCTTGGGATTGCCCGGGTACGTTTACGATTCTGTCATTCATTGAGCACCATTATGGATTATTTCACCCCATTGGCGGCGTCAATCGCGTATTTCAAGCCATGGCTGATGTAGTTGAAGAATATGGAGGAAGAATACATACATCCTGTCCAGTTAAACAGGTCATTGTTCGCAATGGTCGTGCAGAAGGCGTTTTGCTTGAAAATGGCGAACGCATTGAAGCGGACCATGTCGTTGTTAATGCAGACTTTGCACATGCCGTGAACCATCTGTTTGAACCAGGCGTACTCAAGAAATATACACCGGAGAAAATGAAGCGTAAAAAGTACTCTTGCTCCACAGCCATGTTGTATCTGGGCGTGGACGGTGAAGTGGATTTACCGCATCATTCGATCTATTTTCCCGAGGACTATCGACTCAACGTCGACGAGATTACGAAGCACAAAGTGTTGTCTGCGGATCCATCCCTCTATATTCATAACCCTTCCAGACTCGATTCGACGCTCGCACCGGAAGGGAAATCTGCATTATATGTTCTCATGCCTACGCCGAACCTTACCGGAGACATCGATTGGGAGGTAGAACGGGAGAATGTGCGGGAGGCGATGATGAAGCGGATGGAATCGATTCCTGAGTTGTCAGACATCCGCAGTCGTATTGAAGAATCCATGATGTTTACACCGCTGGATTGGCAAAATGAACTCGACGTGTACCGTGGAGCAACATTTAACATGGCTCATAATCTTGGGCAGATGATGTATCTGCGGCCGCATAACCAGTTTGAAGAGTTGAAAAGGGTATGGCTGGTGGGCGGCGGAACGCATCCGGGCAGTGGGCTGCCGACCATTTTTGAATCAGCTCGAATCAGCGTGAAGCTGATCCAGGAAGAGGACGCTCGCAAGCGCTCGAAACCATCCTCGTATGTGAAAACGGCGGAAGCGGGAGGCCATTCATGA
- a CDS encoding MerR family transcriptional regulator has translation MTVVYNECIIFVECSDFHIPDKDGIRIRLTCESLAISGKKVGNKVYSIKQVAAMLGIPTVTLRAWENRYSAVTPERTESGYRLYTEENVADLRWLKEQVEQHQTNISEAVRMLKVNKTSSHEAAVPTSLTPPVPTMEEAYVRIADQIYDSLYNFQGERANGLIDFGFTMYGYDSMFYHVLVPILVRVGDAWEQGRASVAQEHFMTQLISQRFYQFFHLFPIYPHLPKVLALCPEGEHHQVGLLLFSLFMRKNGAEVLYLGANTPEEGLFPIIREQNIRLVCLSVTSSELLERCDQLIGRIVDEFPHMRFVLGGKGYERTEKARYPQWIMPEDSSDWQAWMEREYFVEPSPGRR, from the coding sequence ATGACCGTTGTGTATAATGAGTGTATTATTTTTGTGGAATGTTCGGATTTTCATATACCTGACAAAGACGGGATAAGGATTCGTTTAACCTGCGAAAGTCTGGCTATTTCAGGAAAGAAAGTGGGTAATAAGGTGTATTCCATCAAACAAGTCGCTGCCATGCTGGGTATTCCGACGGTAACGCTCCGGGCTTGGGAGAATCGGTACAGTGCGGTCACCCCTGAGCGGACGGAATCGGGTTATCGCTTGTACACGGAAGAGAATGTTGCAGATCTGCGCTGGTTAAAAGAGCAGGTGGAGCAGCACCAGACGAATATTTCGGAAGCAGTACGTATGCTCAAGGTGAACAAAACCAGTTCACATGAAGCTGCAGTGCCTACATCGTTAACGCCTCCAGTACCCACGATGGAAGAGGCTTATGTACGTATAGCCGATCAGATCTATGACTCGCTATACAACTTTCAGGGTGAACGAGCCAATGGTCTGATTGATTTTGGCTTCACCATGTACGGATATGATTCCATGTTTTATCATGTGCTGGTGCCCATTCTGGTTCGGGTTGGGGATGCATGGGAGCAAGGCAGGGCTTCGGTCGCTCAAGAGCATTTTATGACACAACTGATCTCACAGCGCTTTTATCAGTTTTTCCATCTGTTCCCGATCTATCCGCATCTGCCCAAAGTTCTGGCCTTGTGCCCGGAAGGGGAGCATCATCAGGTGGGATTATTGTTGTTCTCCCTGTTTATGCGTAAAAATGGTGCAGAAGTGCTCTATCTCGGAGCCAACACACCGGAAGAGGGGCTATTCCCAATTATCCGGGAGCAGAACATCCGATTGGTCTGTCTATCGGTTACTAGTTCCGAACTTCTTGAGCGGTGTGATCAACTCATAGGGCGAATTGTGGACGAGTTCCCGCATATGCGTTTTGTACTTGGAGGCAAGGGTTATGAGCGTACAGAGAAAGCACGATATCCGCAGTGGATTATGCCTGAAGATTCATCGGATTGGCAAGCGTGGATGGAACGTGAGTATTTTGTTGAACCATCGCCTGGGCGGAGATAA